Proteins from a single region of Lelliottia sp. JS-SCA-14:
- the rlmE gene encoding 23S rRNA (uridine(2552)-2'-O)-methyltransferase RlmE — MTGKKRSASSSRWLQEHFSDKYVLQAQKKGLRSRAWFKLDEIQQSDKLFKPGMTIVDLGAAPGGWSQYAVTQIGGQGRIIALDLLPMDPIVGVDFLQGDFRDELVLKALLERVGDSKVQVVMSDMAPNMCGTPAVDIPRSMYLVELALEMCRDVLAPGGSFVVKVFQGEGFEEYLKEIRSLFAKVKVRKPDSSRARSREVYIVATGRK; from the coding sequence ATGACAGGTAAAAAGCGTTCTGCCAGCTCCAGCCGCTGGCTCCAGGAACACTTTAGCGATAAATATGTTCTTCAGGCACAGAAAAAGGGGTTACGTTCCCGTGCCTGGTTTAAACTTGATGAAATACAGCAAAGTGACAAACTCTTTAAGCCGGGAATGACGATTGTTGATCTCGGTGCTGCACCTGGCGGATGGTCCCAGTATGCTGTTACGCAAATTGGCGGACAGGGGCGAATCATCGCACTTGATCTTTTGCCAATGGATCCGATAGTCGGTGTGGACTTCCTTCAGGGCGATTTTCGTGATGAATTAGTTCTGAAAGCATTACTCGAACGTGTAGGTGACAGTAAAGTTCAGGTTGTCATGTCCGATATGGCGCCAAATATGTGCGGAACACCGGCGGTGGATATTCCCCGTTCCATGTATCTGGTTGAACTTGCGTTAGAAATGTGTCGTGATGTTCTAGCGCCTGGTGGTAGTTTTGTAGTGAAGGTGTTCCAGGGCGAAGGTTTCGAGGAGTATCTTAAGGAAATTCGCTCCCTGTTTGCGAAGGTGAAAGTTCGTAAGCCGGACTCTTCCCGTGCTCGTTCACGTGAAGTGTATATTGTAGCGACCGGGCGGAAATGA
- the yhbY gene encoding ribosome assembly RNA-binding protein YhbY, whose amino-acid sequence MNLSTKQKQHLKGLAHPLKPVVMLGNNGLTEGVLAEIEQALEHHELIKVKIASEDRDTKTLIVEAIVRNTGACNVQVIGKTLVLYRPTKERKISLPR is encoded by the coding sequence ATGAATCTGAGTACTAAACAAAAACAGCACCTTAAAGGTCTGGCACATCCACTCAAGCCTGTAGTCATGCTTGGCAATAATGGTTTGACCGAAGGGGTGCTTGCCGAGATCGAACAAGCGCTGGAGCACCACGAGCTGATTAAGGTAAAAATTGCCTCTGAAGACAGAGACACCAAAACCCTGATCGTGGAAGCTATCGTGCGCAATACCGGTGCCTGTAATGTACAGGTTATCGGTAAAACGCTGGTGCTCTACCGCCCGACTAAAGAGCGCAAAATCTCGCTGCCACGCTAA
- the greA gene encoding transcription elongation factor GreA, whose product MQAIPMTLRGAEKLREELDFLKSVRRPEIIAAIADAREHGDLKENAEYHAAREQQGFCEGRIKDIEAKLSNAQVIDISKIPNNGRVIFGSTVTVLNLDNDEEQTYRIVGDDEADFKQNLISVNSPIARGLIGKEQDDVVVIRTPGGEVEYEVIKVEYL is encoded by the coding sequence ATGCAAGCTATTCCGATGACCTTACGTGGTGCCGAAAAACTGCGCGAAGAACTGGATTTCCTGAAATCTGTTCGCCGTCCTGAAATCATCGCCGCTATCGCGGATGCGCGTGAGCATGGCGACCTGAAAGAGAACGCGGAGTATCACGCCGCGCGCGAACAGCAAGGCTTCTGCGAAGGTCGTATCAAAGATATTGAAGCGAAACTGTCGAATGCACAGGTTATCGATATCAGCAAAATCCCGAACAATGGCCGCGTGATTTTTGGTTCTACCGTGACGGTGCTGAACCTGGATAATGACGAAGAGCAGACTTACCGCATTGTGGGCGATGACGAGGCAGACTTTAAACAGAACCTCATCTCCGTGAACTCACCGATTGCGCGTGGTCTGATCGGCAAAGAGCAGGACGATGTAGTGGTGATCCGCACGCCAGGCGGCGAAGTGGAATACGAAGTGATTAAGGTCGAGTACCTGTAA
- the dacB gene encoding serine-type D-Ala-D-Ala carboxypeptidase: MRFSRFIIGLTTSVAFTVQAANVDEYINQLPAGANLALMVQKVGAQAPEIDYHSQQMALPASTQKVITALAALLQLGPDFRFTTTLESKGSVDGGVLKGDLIARFGGDPTFKRQDIRNMVAVLKKSGVQRIDGNVLIDTSIFASHDKAPGWPWNDMTQCFSAPPAAAIVDRNCFSVSLYSAPKADDLAFIRVASYYPVTMFSQVRTLAKGSPDAQYCELDVVPGDLNHFTLTGCLTQRADPLPLAFAIQDGASYAGAILKDELKQANISYSGTLLRQTQANEPGTVIASKQSAPLHDLLKIMLKKSDNMIADTVFRMIGHARFGVPGTWRAGSDAVRQILRQQAGIDLGNTIAVDGSGLSRHNLISPATMMQVLQYIAQHDTELNFISMLPLAGYDGSLQYRAGLHAAGVDGKVSAKTGSLQGVYNLAGFITTASGQRMAFVQYLSGYAVEPSDQRNRRIPLVRFESRLYKDIYQNN; this comes from the coding sequence ATGCGATTTTCCAGATTTATCATCGGATTGACTACCAGTGTGGCGTTCACTGTCCAGGCAGCGAATGTTGATGAGTATATTAATCAACTCCCTGCTGGCGCTAACCTTGCGCTGATGGTGCAAAAAGTGGGTGCCCAGGCGCCGGAGATTGATTATCACAGCCAGCAGATGGCACTCCCCGCCAGTACACAGAAAGTGATAACGGCTCTGGCTGCGCTATTGCAGCTGGGACCAGACTTCCGCTTCACCACGACGCTGGAGAGTAAAGGCAGCGTGGATGGTGGCGTCCTGAAAGGGGATTTAATCGCCCGTTTTGGCGGCGATCCAACCTTTAAGCGCCAGGATATCCGCAACATGGTCGCGGTGCTGAAAAAATCCGGCGTGCAGAGAATCGACGGCAACGTGCTGATCGATACCTCCATTTTTGCCAGCCACGATAAAGCGCCAGGCTGGCCGTGGAACGACATGACCCAGTGCTTCAGCGCCCCGCCCGCTGCCGCGATTGTCGACCGCAACTGCTTCTCTGTCTCGCTCTACAGCGCGCCGAAGGCCGATGATTTAGCCTTTATCCGCGTGGCGTCCTATTACCCGGTGACGATGTTCAGCCAGGTCCGCACGCTGGCGAAAGGTTCGCCCGATGCGCAATATTGTGAGCTGGACGTGGTGCCAGGCGATCTGAACCACTTCACCCTGACCGGATGTCTGACCCAGCGCGCCGATCCGCTGCCGCTGGCGTTTGCCATCCAGGACGGGGCAAGCTACGCCGGTGCCATCCTGAAAGATGAGTTAAAACAAGCCAATATCAGCTATTCTGGTACGCTGCTGCGCCAGACGCAGGCCAATGAGCCCGGAACGGTGATTGCCAGCAAACAGTCTGCGCCCCTGCACGATCTGCTTAAGATTATGCTGAAAAAGTCCGACAACATGATTGCCGATACGGTGTTCCGCATGATTGGTCATGCCCGTTTTGGTGTGCCTGGTACCTGGCGCGCTGGCTCTGATGCCGTCCGCCAGATCCTGCGCCAGCAGGCGGGGATCGACCTTGGTAACACTATTGCGGTCGATGGTTCCGGCCTTTCGCGCCATAATTTGATCTCGCCTGCAACAATGATGCAGGTTCTTCAGTACATTGCGCAGCACGACACTGAGCTAAACTTCATCTCAATGCTCCCGCTGGCGGGTTACGATGGCTCTCTGCAGTATCGCGCTGGCCTTCACGCCGCGGGCGTAGACGGCAAGGTTTCCGCCAAAACAGGTTCACTGCAGGGCGTATACAACCTTGCGGGCTTTATTACGACGGCCAGCGGTCAACGCATGGCATTTGTGCAGTATCTCTCCGGCTATGCCGTCGAACCGAGCGACCAGCGCAATCGCCGTATCCCTCTGGTGCGTTTCGAAAGCAGGCTCTACAAGGACATCTACCAGAATAACTAG
- the pmrA gene encoding two-component system response regulator PmrA, translated as MKLLIVEDDLLLQEGLALALANEGYALDCAATAAEADSLIQSGEYSLVILDLGLPDKDGATLLTQWRRRGVENPVLILTARDALEDRINGLDSGADDYLVKPFALAELQARVRALIRRYQGHSDNLVTDGDLTLNLQTQQVLRNAEPVEVTPKEFALLTRLIMRTGQTVHRETLQQDIYSWQDDPGSNTLEVHIHNLRRKLGKDRIKTVRGVGYRLESQK; from the coding sequence ATGAAATTACTCATTGTGGAAGACGACCTGTTATTACAGGAAGGGCTGGCGCTGGCGCTAGCCAACGAAGGATACGCGCTAGATTGTGCCGCCACCGCGGCAGAGGCTGACTCGCTGATTCAAAGCGGCGAGTACAGTCTGGTGATCCTGGATTTAGGGCTGCCCGATAAAGACGGCGCGACCCTGCTCACCCAGTGGCGCCGCCGTGGCGTCGAGAACCCGGTGCTGATCCTGACGGCGCGAGACGCTCTGGAAGACAGAATTAATGGTCTGGACTCCGGTGCCGATGACTATCTGGTCAAACCCTTTGCCCTGGCGGAGCTCCAGGCTCGCGTTCGTGCGTTGATTCGCCGCTATCAGGGCCACAGCGACAATCTGGTCACGGATGGCGATCTGACGCTGAATCTGCAAACGCAGCAGGTGTTGCGAAATGCCGAGCCCGTGGAAGTCACGCCGAAAGAGTTTGCCCTGCTGACGCGCCTGATTATGCGTACCGGGCAGACGGTTCACCGCGAAACACTCCAGCAGGATATCTACTCCTGGCAGGATGATCCGGGCTCAAACACCCTTGAAGTACATATTCACAATCTGCGGCGCAAGCTTGGCAAAGACCGTATCAAAACCGTTCGCGGCGTAGGCTATCGCCTGGAGAGTCAAAAATGA
- the pmrB gene encoding two-component system sensor histidine kinase PmrB, translating to MNSMRRRLMVLLAVILLFFQLISVVWLWHESREQIGFLVSETLSAKARNQHVEKEIREAIASLLVPSLVMVGFTLLFSFWAITWITRPLNKLRDSLANRSADNLTPLPVYSDMEEIGAVTTSLNQLLARLDHTIQQERLFTADAAHELRTPLAGIRLHLELMVQSGSPQAATLINRIDQLMHTVEQLLMLARAGQALASGHYDTVNWTDHIIAPLALEHEAKDHRIIWPEHSSLTVQGDSVLLRLMLRNLLENAARYSPAGTTIEVALTEHEEGSQVSVIDQGPGIDEAHRHSITEPFRRLDQRYGGSGLGLSIVQRIVQLHRGNLTLDNAPEGGLIASCWLPSKLS from the coding sequence ATGAACAGCATGCGTCGGCGATTAATGGTTTTGCTGGCGGTCATTCTGTTATTTTTCCAGCTGATTAGCGTGGTCTGGCTGTGGCATGAAAGCCGCGAGCAGATCGGCTTTCTGGTGAGCGAGACGTTATCCGCCAAAGCGCGTAACCAGCACGTAGAGAAAGAGATCCGCGAAGCTATCGCCTCGCTGCTGGTGCCTTCCCTGGTGATGGTCGGTTTTACCCTGCTCTTCTCCTTCTGGGCCATCACCTGGATTACACGCCCGCTCAACAAACTTCGCGACAGCCTTGCCAATCGCTCGGCGGATAATCTCACCCCTCTGCCTGTTTATTCCGATATGGAAGAGATCGGCGCGGTCACGACCTCTCTGAACCAGCTTCTTGCCCGTCTGGACCACACCATCCAGCAGGAGCGATTATTCACCGCTGACGCGGCCCATGAGCTGCGTACACCGCTGGCCGGTATTCGACTCCATCTGGAACTGATGGTCCAGTCAGGCTCACCGCAGGCTGCGACGTTGATTAATCGTATCGATCAGCTGATGCACACGGTTGAACAGCTGCTGATGCTGGCGCGAGCGGGCCAGGCACTGGCGAGCGGCCATTATGATACGGTCAACTGGACAGATCATATTATCGCGCCGCTGGCACTGGAGCATGAGGCGAAAGATCACCGCATCATCTGGCCCGAGCATAGCTCGCTGACCGTTCAGGGAGACTCGGTTCTGTTGCGTCTGATGCTGCGTAATTTACTGGAGAATGCGGCGCGCTATAGCCCGGCAGGAACGACCATCGAAGTGGCGTTAACCGAGCACGAAGAAGGAAGCCAGGTCAGTGTCATCGATCAGGGACCGGGCATTGATGAAGCGCATCGGCATTCGATTACCGAGCCGTTCCGTCGTCTCGACCAGCGCTATGGCGGGAGTGGTTTAGGGCTGAGTATCGTTCAGCGCATCGTGCAACTGCATCGTGGCAACCTGACGCTGGATAATGCGCCTGAGGGCGGGTTAATCGCCAGCTGTTGGCTGCCGTCAAAATTGAGTTAA
- the cgtA gene encoding Obg family GTPase CgtA has product MKFVDEATILVVAGDGGNGCVSFRREKYIPRGGPDGGDGGDGGDVWLEADENLNTLIDYRFEKSFRAERGQNGQSRDCTGKRGKDVTIKVPVGTRVIDQGTGETMGDMTKHGQRLMVAKGGWHGLGNSRFKSSVNRTPRQKTMGTPGDKRDLQLELMLLADVGMLGMPNAGKSTFIRAVSAAKPKVADYPFTTLVPSLGVVRMDNEKSFVVADIPGLIAGAAEGAGLGIRFLKHLERCRVLLHLIDIDPIDGSDPVENARVIIGELEKYSDKLAAKPRWLVFNKIDLMDKAEAEARAKAIAEAMGWEEKYYLISAASQMGVKDLCWDVMTFIIENPIAQAEEVKGPEKVEFMWDDYHRQQLEEQEVDVEDDEDWDDDWDEDDEEGVEFIYKH; this is encoded by the coding sequence ATGAAGTTTGTTGATGAAGCAACGATCCTGGTTGTTGCAGGTGATGGCGGTAATGGTTGCGTGAGCTTCCGCCGTGAAAAATACATTCCTCGTGGCGGCCCAGACGGCGGCGACGGTGGAGATGGTGGTGACGTGTGGTTAGAGGCGGATGAAAACCTCAACACGCTGATCGACTACCGTTTCGAAAAATCTTTCCGCGCTGAGCGTGGTCAGAATGGTCAGAGCCGCGACTGTACCGGTAAACGCGGTAAAGATGTCACGATTAAAGTGCCAGTCGGTACGCGCGTTATCGATCAGGGTACGGGCGAAACCATGGGTGACATGACCAAACACGGTCAGCGTCTGATGGTGGCTAAAGGCGGTTGGCACGGTCTGGGTAACAGCCGTTTCAAATCTTCCGTGAACCGCACTCCGCGTCAGAAAACGATGGGTACGCCGGGCGATAAACGCGATCTGCAGCTGGAACTGATGCTGCTGGCGGACGTGGGTATGCTGGGTATGCCAAACGCCGGTAAATCTACCTTCATCCGTGCCGTTTCTGCGGCGAAACCAAAAGTGGCGGATTATCCGTTCACCACGCTGGTGCCAAGCCTCGGCGTTGTCCGTATGGATAACGAAAAGAGCTTTGTGGTCGCTGACATCCCGGGTCTGATTGCGGGTGCAGCTGAAGGTGCGGGTCTGGGTATTCGCTTCCTGAAACACCTCGAGCGCTGCCGCGTCCTGCTGCATCTCATCGACATCGATCCGATCGACGGCTCTGATCCGGTTGAGAATGCGCGCGTCATCATCGGCGAGCTGGAAAAATACAGCGATAAGCTGGCCGCTAAGCCACGCTGGCTGGTCTTCAACAAGATCGACCTGATGGACAAAGCCGAAGCAGAAGCCAGGGCGAAAGCCATTGCTGAAGCGATGGGTTGGGAAGAGAAATACTACCTGATCTCTGCGGCAAGCCAGATGGGCGTGAAAGATCTCTGCTGGGATGTGATGACGTTTATCATTGAGAACCCAATTGCTCAGGCAGAAGAAGTGAAAGGGCCTGAGAAAGTTGAGTTCATGTGGGATGACTATCATCGCCAGCAGCTCGAAGAACAAGAAGTTGACGTCGAAGATGACGAAGACTGGGATGATGACTGGGACGAAGACGACGAAGAAGGTGTCGAATTCATCTACAAGCACTAA
- a CDS encoding DMT family transporter, whose protein sequence is MKQQAGIGILLALTTAVCWGALPIAMKQVLEVMEPPTVVFYRFLMASIGLGAILAIKGKLPPLRIFRKPRWLVLLAIATGGLFGNFILFSSSLQYLSPTASQVIGQLSPVGMMVASVFILKEKMRGTQVIGAIMLLCGLVMFFNTSLIEIFTRLTDYTWGVIFGVGAATVWVSYGVAQKVLLRRLASQQILFLLYTLCTIALLPLAKPGVITQLSDWQLACLIFCGLNTLVGYGALAEAMARWQAAQVSALITLTPLFTLLFSDLLSMAWPDFFVKPMLNLLGYLGAFVVVAGAMYSAIGHRLWGRWRKSEAVVVVPRSGE, encoded by the coding sequence ATGAAACAGCAGGCTGGCATCGGCATTCTTTTGGCACTCACGACAGCGGTGTGCTGGGGGGCGTTGCCAATTGCAATGAAGCAGGTCCTGGAAGTGATGGAACCGCCTACGGTGGTGTTTTATCGCTTTCTGATGGCCAGTATCGGCCTTGGCGCGATTCTGGCGATAAAAGGCAAACTGCCGCCGCTGCGGATTTTCCGTAAGCCACGATGGCTGGTGCTTCTGGCTATTGCGACGGGCGGTCTGTTCGGTAACTTCATTCTGTTCAGCTCTTCCTTGCAATATTTGAGTCCTACCGCGTCCCAGGTGATTGGCCAGCTTTCACCGGTTGGCATGATGGTGGCCAGCGTCTTTATCCTTAAGGAAAAGATGCGGGGCACGCAGGTCATCGGGGCAATCATGTTGCTGTGTGGTCTGGTGATGTTCTTTAACACCAGCCTGATTGAGATCTTTACCCGACTGACGGATTACACCTGGGGTGTGATTTTTGGCGTCGGGGCAGCAACGGTCTGGGTGAGCTACGGCGTCGCGCAAAAGGTGTTATTGCGCAGACTTGCCTCACAGCAGATCCTCTTTTTGCTGTACACTTTGTGTACGATAGCACTACTGCCGTTAGCGAAACCGGGTGTGATCACCCAACTGAGCGACTGGCAACTGGCGTGCCTCATTTTTTGTGGGCTTAACACGCTGGTCGGTTATGGCGCGCTGGCCGAAGCGATGGCGCGTTGGCAGGCAGCACAAGTGAGCGCATTGATTACGCTTACGCCGCTGTTTACGCTGTTATTTTCAGATTTGTTATCAATGGCCTGGCCCGATTTCTTCGTCAAACCGATGTTAAACCTGTTGGGTTATCTCGGTGCGTTTGTCGTGGTTGCGGGCGCGATGTATTCCGCCATTGGTCATCGTCTTTGGGGACGTTGGCGCAAAAGTGAAGCGGTTGTAGTTGTCCCCCGCTCAGGCGAATGA
- the rpmA gene encoding 50S ribosomal protein L27 produces the protein MAHKKAGGSTRNGRDSEAKRLGVKRFGGESVLAGSIIVRQRGTKFHAGNNVGCGRDHTLFAKADGKVKFEVKGPNNRKYISIVAE, from the coding sequence ATGGCACATAAAAAGGCTGGCGGCTCAACTCGTAACGGTCGCGACTCAGAAGCTAAACGTCTTGGCGTTAAGCGTTTCGGTGGCGAATCTGTTCTGGCGGGTAGCATCATCGTTCGTCAACGTGGTACCAAATTCCACGCTGGCAACAACGTAGGTTGCGGTCGTGACCACACTCTGTTTGCTAAAGCAGACGGTAAAGTGAAATTTGAAGTTAAAGGCCCGAACAACCGTAAATACATCAGCATCGTTGCTGAGTAA
- the rplU gene encoding 50S ribosomal protein L21, translating into MYAVFQSGGKQHRVSEGQTIRLEKLDIATGEAVEFAEVLMIANGEEVKIGVPFVDGGVIKAEVVAHGRGEKVKIVKFRRRKHYRKQQGHRQWFTDVKITGISA; encoded by the coding sequence ATGTACGCGGTTTTCCAAAGTGGTGGTAAACAACACCGAGTAAGCGAAGGTCAGACCATTCGCCTGGAAAAGCTGGACATCGCAACTGGCGAAGCTGTTGAGTTCGCTGAAGTTCTGATGATCGCAAACGGTGAAGAAGTCAAAATCGGCGTTCCTTTCGTTGATGGCGGCGTGATTAAAGCTGAAGTTGTTGCTCATGGTCGTGGCGAGAAAGTTAAAATCGTTAAGTTTCGTCGTCGTAAACACTACCGTAAGCAGCAGGGCCACCGTCAGTGGTTCACTGATGTGAAAATTACTGGCATCAGCGCCTAA
- the ispB gene encoding octaprenyl diphosphate synthase produces the protein MNLEKINELTAQDMAGVNAAILEQLNSDVQLINQLGYYIVSGGGKRIRPMIAILAARAVGYQGNDHVNIAALIEFIHTATLLHDDVVDESDMRRGKATANAAFGNAASVLVGDFIYTRAFQMMTRLGSLKVLEVMSEAVNVIAEGEVLQLMNVNDPDITEENYMRVIYSKTARLFEAAAQCSGILAGCTEAQERGLQDYGRYLGTAFQLIDDLLDYSADGETLGKNVGDDLNEGKPTLPLLHAMRNGTPDQAKLIREAIEQGNGRHLLEPVLETMAICGSLDWTRQRAEEEADKAIAAIQVIPDSPWRDALIGLAHIAVQRDR, from the coding sequence ATGAATTTAGAAAAAATCAACGAGTTAACCGCGCAAGATATGGCGGGTGTGAATGCAGCAATCCTGGAGCAACTCAACTCTGATGTTCAACTCATCAATCAGTTGGGTTATTACATTGTCAGTGGCGGCGGGAAACGCATCCGCCCGATGATCGCCATCCTGGCGGCGAGAGCCGTTGGCTATCAGGGAAATGATCACGTCAATATTGCGGCCCTGATTGAGTTTATCCACACAGCCACGCTGCTTCATGACGACGTGGTGGATGAATCCGATATGCGTCGCGGTAAAGCCACCGCGAACGCGGCCTTTGGCAACGCGGCAAGCGTCCTGGTGGGCGATTTTATCTATACCCGCGCCTTCCAGATGATGACTCGCCTCGGCTCGCTCAAAGTGCTGGAAGTGATGTCAGAGGCGGTCAACGTGATTGCTGAAGGCGAAGTCCTGCAGTTGATGAACGTCAACGACCCGGACATCACTGAAGAAAACTACATGCGTGTCATCTACAGCAAGACCGCGCGCCTGTTTGAAGCCGCGGCTCAGTGCTCCGGAATTCTCGCGGGCTGTACTGAGGCGCAAGAGCGTGGTCTGCAGGATTATGGCCGCTACCTTGGCACTGCGTTCCAGCTGATCGACGATCTGCTCGACTACAGCGCCGATGGCGAAACGCTGGGCAAAAACGTCGGTGACGACCTGAACGAAGGCAAACCGACCCTGCCGCTGCTGCACGCAATGCGTAACGGCACACCGGACCAGGCGAAGCTGATCCGCGAAGCCATCGAACAAGGAAACGGTCGACACCTTCTGGAACCCGTACTGGAAACAATGGCAATCTGTGGATCCCTCGACTGGACGCGTCAGCGTGCGGAAGAAGAAGCGGATAAAGCGATTGCCGCCATTCAGGTTATCCCAGACAGCCCATGGCGTGACGCGCTTATCGGGCTCGCCCACATCGCCGTTCAGCGCGATCGTTAA
- the sfsB gene encoding DNA-binding transcriptional regulator SfsB has protein sequence MDKQFIDWHSADIIAALRKRGTSLAAESRRSGLSSSTLANALTRPWPKGELIIANALETQPWIIWPSRYHDPITHEFIDRTRMMRQKVQEKERQN, from the coding sequence ATGGATAAGCAGTTTATCGACTGGCATTCGGCCGACATTATTGCGGCATTGCGTAAAAGAGGGACATCGCTGGCAGCCGAATCACGGCGCAGTGGATTAAGTTCATCAACGCTGGCAAACGCGTTAACCCGCCCCTGGCCGAAAGGTGAATTAATCATCGCCAACGCGCTGGAAACACAGCCCTGGATAATCTGGCCCTCGCGTTACCACGATCCCATTACGCACGAATTTATCGACAGAACGCGCATGATGCGCCAGAAAGTGCAGGAAAAAGAGCGCCAGAACTGA
- the murA gene encoding UDP-N-acetylglucosamine 1-carboxyvinyltransferase, translated as MDKFRVQGPTRLQGEVTISGAKNAALPILFAALLAEEPVEIQNVPKLKDIDTTMKLLTQLGTKVERNGSVWIDASKVNNFSAPYDLVKTMRASIWALGPLVARFGQGQVSLPGGCAIGARPVDLHIFGLEKLGADIKLEEGYVKASVNGRLKGAHIVMDKVSVGATVTIMSAATLAEGTTVIENAAREPEIVDTANFLVALGAKITGQGTDRITIEGVERLGGGVYRVLPDRIETGTFLVAAAISGGKIMCRNAQPDTLDAVLAKLRDAGADIEVGEDWISLDMHGKRPKAVNVRTAPHPAFPTDMQAQFTLLNLVAEGTGFITETIFENRFMHVPELIRMGAHAEIESNTVICHGVETLSGAQVMATDLRASASLVLAGCIAEGTTIVDRIYHIDRGYERIEDKLRALGANIERVKGE; from the coding sequence ATGGACAAATTTCGTGTACAGGGGCCTACGCGTCTCCAGGGCGAAGTCACAATTTCCGGCGCGAAAAACGCCGCGCTGCCGATCCTCTTCGCCGCACTGCTGGCGGAAGAGCCGGTAGAAATCCAGAACGTACCGAAACTGAAAGATATCGACACCACCATGAAGTTGCTCACTCAACTGGGCACCAAAGTGGAACGTAACGGTTCCGTATGGATCGATGCCAGCAAGGTAAACAACTTCTCCGCACCCTATGACCTGGTGAAAACCATGCGTGCCTCCATCTGGGCGCTTGGCCCGCTGGTGGCGCGTTTTGGTCAGGGTCAGGTTTCTCTGCCGGGTGGCTGCGCCATCGGTGCGCGTCCGGTTGACCTGCACATCTTCGGCCTCGAAAAGCTGGGCGCGGACATTAAGCTGGAAGAAGGTTACGTGAAAGCCTCCGTCAATGGCCGCCTGAAAGGCGCGCACATTGTGATGGACAAAGTGAGCGTAGGCGCGACCGTGACCATCATGTCAGCGGCAACGCTGGCAGAAGGCACCACCGTTATCGAAAACGCCGCGCGTGAGCCGGAAATCGTCGATACCGCGAACTTCCTCGTTGCGCTGGGTGCGAAAATCACCGGCCAGGGCACCGATCGTATTACCATCGAAGGCGTTGAGCGCCTGGGTGGCGGTGTCTACCGCGTTCTGCCAGACCGTATCGAAACCGGTACTTTCCTGGTGGCGGCAGCTATTTCTGGCGGCAAAATCATGTGCCGTAACGCCCAGCCGGATACGCTGGATGCGGTTCTGGCGAAACTGCGTGATGCAGGTGCCGACATCGAAGTCGGTGAAGACTGGATTAGCCTCGATATGCACGGTAAGCGTCCGAAAGCGGTGAACGTGCGTACCGCACCACACCCGGCTTTCCCGACGGATATGCAGGCGCAATTCACGCTGCTGAACCTGGTAGCGGAAGGGACAGGCTTTATCACTGAAACCATCTTCGAAAACCGCTTTATGCACGTCCCGGAACTGATCCGTATGGGCGCGCATGCGGAAATCGAAAGCAACACGGTCATTTGCCACGGCGTGGAAACACTGTCTGGTGCGCAGGTGATGGCGACGGATCTGCGTGCGTCTGCGAGCCTGGTGCTGGCGGGTTGTATCGCGGAAGGCACAACGATTGTGGATCGTATCTACCACATCGATCGTGGCTACGAACGTATTGAAGACAAACTGCGTGCGCTGGGTGCCAATATCGAGCGCGTGAAGGGCGAGTAA
- the ibaG gene encoding BolA family iron metabolism protein IbaG, whose translation MENHEIQTVLMNALSLQEVHVTGDGSHFQVIAVGEFFDGMSRVKKQQAVYAPLMEYIADNRIHALSIKAYTPQEWERDRKLNGF comes from the coding sequence ATGGAAAATCATGAAATCCAGACAGTGCTGATGAACGCACTCTCCCTTCAGGAAGTCCACGTCACTGGCGATGGCAGTCACTTTCAGGTTATTGCTGTGGGTGAATTTTTCGACGGCATGAGCCGTGTGAAGAAACAGCAGGCTGTCTACGCGCCGCTGATGGAATACATTGCGGATAACCGCATCCATGCTCTGTCGATCAAAGCCTATACCCCGCAAGAGTGGGAACGCGATCGCAAGTTAAACGGTTTTTGA